In one window of Nesterenkonia sandarakina DNA:
- a CDS encoding phosphoglycerate kinase, whose translation MTAATLDALLAEGLDGRRVLVRSDLNVPLKDGVVTDDGRIRASLPVLEKLAAAGARVLVTAHLGRPKGEPEPKYSLAPVAARMAELTEVPVVRAEDLVGPSAQEQAAALAPGQILLLENVRFDPRETSKDDAERAELAAELAALTGEHGAYVNDAFGAVHRAHASVADITAKLPAYQGDLVRDELQVLKRLTETPERPYTVVLGGSKVSDKLAVIENLMSRADTLLIGGGMVFTFLKAQGHGIGKSLVENDKLDTVTGFLQAAERHDCRIVLPTDIVMASAFAADAEVEVLPVDALESGKHGAEALGLDIGPETSQAFAAEIAQAKTVFWNGPMGVFEMEAFAKGTAAVAEALTTTEAFTVVGGGDSAAAVRALGFDEDSFGHISTGGGASLEYLEGKSLPGIDALES comes from the coding sequence ATGACTGCAGCCACCCTTGACGCCCTGCTCGCCGAAGGCCTGGACGGCCGCCGCGTGCTCGTCCGCTCCGATCTCAACGTGCCGCTGAAGGATGGTGTGGTCACCGACGACGGCCGCATCCGCGCCTCGCTGCCGGTGCTTGAGAAGCTCGCCGCCGCCGGCGCCCGGGTGCTGGTCACCGCGCATCTGGGCCGCCCCAAGGGCGAGCCCGAGCCGAAGTACTCACTCGCCCCGGTGGCCGCCCGGATGGCCGAGCTCACGGAGGTTCCCGTGGTGCGCGCCGAGGACCTGGTGGGCCCCAGCGCCCAGGAGCAGGCCGCCGCGCTGGCTCCGGGCCAGATCCTGCTGCTGGAGAACGTCCGCTTCGACCCGCGCGAGACCTCCAAGGACGACGCCGAGCGGGCCGAGCTTGCCGCCGAGCTCGCCGCGCTGACCGGCGAACACGGCGCCTACGTCAACGACGCCTTCGGCGCGGTGCACCGCGCGCATGCCTCGGTCGCTGACATCACCGCGAAGCTGCCCGCCTACCAGGGCGATCTAGTCCGCGACGAGCTGCAGGTGCTCAAGCGCCTGACCGAGACCCCGGAGCGCCCCTACACGGTGGTGCTCGGCGGGTCCAAGGTCTCTGACAAGCTCGCCGTGATCGAGAACCTGATGAGCCGGGCGGACACGCTGCTGATCGGCGGCGGCATGGTCTTCACCTTCCTCAAGGCGCAGGGCCACGGGATCGGGAAGTCCCTGGTGGAGAACGACAAGCTTGACACCGTCACCGGCTTCCTTCAGGCCGCCGAGCGGCACGACTGCCGGATCGTGCTGCCCACCGACATCGTGATGGCCTCGGCCTTCGCTGCCGACGCCGAGGTCGAGGTGCTCCCGGTGGACGCCCTGGAGTCCGGCAAGCACGGCGCCGAGGCGCTGGGCCTGGACATCGGACCCGAGACTTCCCAGGCCTTCGCCGCCGAGATCGCCCAGGCCAAGACGGTCTTCTGGAACGGGCCCATGGGCGTGTTCGAGATGGAGGCCTTCGCCAAGGGCACCGCCGCCGTGGCGGAGGCGCTGACCACCACCGAGGCCTTCACCGTGGTGGGCGGCGGCGACTCCGCGGCCGCCGTGCGCGCGCTGGGCTTCGACGAGGACAGCTTCGGCCACATCTCCACCGGCGGCGGCGCCAGCCTGGAATACCTTGAAGGCAAGTCGCTGCCCGGCATCGACGCCCTCGAGTCCTGA
- the tpiA gene encoding triose-phosphate isomerase — MTTQKNGAFVRRPLIAGNWKMNIDHMEAIALVQKLAWTLNDAGHDYDRVQVSVFPPFTDLRGVQTLVTGDKLGIDYGAQDLSDQDSGAYTGDISGAFLAKLGCSQVLIGHSERREVHGETDEQLNAKLSAALRHGLAPVLCVGEGLEVREAGNHVAHTLAQLEGALVGRSAEELAELVVAYEPVWAIGTGKVAGPEDAQEMSAAIRAKLAELYSQEFADTVRVLYGGSVKSKNVAAILGGADVDGALVGGASLDTEEFSKIASFEKHVDTGAQG; from the coding sequence ATGACTACTCAGAAGAACGGCGCCTTCGTGCGCCGCCCGCTGATCGCGGGCAACTGGAAGATGAACATCGACCACATGGAAGCGATCGCGCTGGTCCAGAAGCTGGCCTGGACGCTGAACGACGCCGGCCACGACTACGACCGGGTGCAGGTCTCGGTGTTCCCGCCGTTCACCGATCTGCGCGGCGTGCAGACCCTGGTCACCGGGGACAAGCTGGGCATTGACTACGGCGCCCAGGACCTCTCCGACCAGGACTCCGGGGCCTACACCGGGGACATCTCCGGGGCCTTTCTGGCGAAGCTTGGCTGCTCCCAGGTGCTGATTGGACACTCCGAGCGCCGCGAGGTCCACGGCGAGACCGATGAGCAGCTCAATGCCAAGCTCTCCGCCGCGCTGCGCCACGGGCTCGCCCCGGTGCTCTGCGTCGGGGAAGGCCTGGAGGTCCGCGAGGCCGGGAACCACGTCGCGCACACGCTGGCCCAGCTCGAAGGCGCCCTGGTGGGTCGCAGCGCCGAGGAGCTCGCCGAGCTCGTCGTCGCCTACGAGCCGGTCTGGGCGATCGGCACCGGCAAGGTGGCAGGGCCCGAGGACGCGCAGGAGATGTCCGCCGCGATCCGCGCCAAGCTCGCCGAGCTGTACTCCCAGGAGTTCGCCGACACCGTGCGGGTGCTCTACGGCGGTTCCGTGAAGTCCAAGAACGTCGCTGCGATCCTCGGCGGCGCCGATGTGGACGGCGCCCTGGTCGGCGGAGCGAGCCTGGACACCGAGGAGTTCAGCAAGATCGCCTCCTTCGAGAAGCACGTCGACACCGGCGCGCAGGGCTGA
- the secG gene encoding preprotein translocase subunit SecG, whose translation MSALTIALQVLLALISLLLILLILLHKGRGGGMSDMFGGGVTSSLGSSGVAERNLNRLTITLAVSWGLIIVALALMVPLGADI comes from the coding sequence GTGTCTGCACTGACCATCGCACTTCAGGTGCTCCTGGCACTGATCAGCCTGCTGCTGATCCTGCTCATCCTGCTGCACAAGGGCCGCGGCGGAGGCATGTCTGACATGTTCGGCGGCGGCGTGACCTCCTCGCTGGGGTCCTCCGGCGTGGCAGAGCGCAACCTGAACCGGCTGACCATCACCTTGGCGGTGAGCTGGGGCCTGATCATCGTGGCCCTGGCCCTGATGGTGCCGCTGGGCGCCGATATCTGA
- the pgl gene encoding 6-phosphogluconolactonase, producing the protein MTDSPQATSAESTSSASASAEPASSGSALAAPRTEVFAEKDQLVSVVAERLLAVLVDAAREHGEAHAVLTGGSAGIAVLAQVAELVARPGTETPPWRQVHFWWGDERLLPSDDPERNAQQAHDALLDALIAEHGLPEENVHRMPTSEDAADPEIGAEMYATELQGHAADGSQGGLALPRFDVLLLGVGPDGHVASLFPGKAALEVTETTTTGEDSSPKPPPQRISLTFPAIHSAQRVWMVVSGADKAEAAAQALTLDTVVAEIPAVNARGTRETIWHLDRAAASQLS; encoded by the coding sequence ATGACAGATTCCCCCCAAGCCACTTCGGCTGAGTCCACCTCGTCCGCGTCGGCTTCGGCTGAGCCGGCTTCCTCTGGATCTGCGCTGGCGGCCCCGCGCACCGAGGTCTTCGCGGAGAAGGACCAGCTGGTCTCGGTGGTCGCGGAGCGGCTGCTCGCGGTGCTGGTCGACGCGGCGCGGGAGCACGGTGAGGCTCACGCGGTGCTCACCGGGGGCAGCGCAGGCATCGCGGTGCTGGCTCAGGTGGCCGAGCTGGTCGCTCGGCCCGGCACCGAGACCCCGCCCTGGCGTCAGGTGCACTTCTGGTGGGGCGATGAGCGGCTGCTGCCCAGCGATGACCCGGAGCGCAACGCCCAGCAGGCCCACGACGCGCTGCTCGATGCGCTGATCGCCGAGCACGGGCTGCCCGAGGAGAACGTGCACCGGATGCCGACCTCGGAGGACGCCGCAGACCCAGAGATCGGGGCCGAGATGTATGCCACCGAGCTGCAGGGCCATGCCGCCGACGGCAGCCAGGGCGGCCTGGCGCTGCCCCGGTTCGACGTGCTGCTGCTCGGCGTCGGACCCGACGGGCACGTGGCCAGCCTGTTCCCCGGCAAAGCCGCGCTGGAGGTCACCGAGACGACGACGACGGGTGAGGACTCCTCCCCCAAGCCGCCGCCGCAGCGGATCTCGCTGACCTTCCCGGCGATCCACAGCGCGCAGCGAGTCTGGATGGTGGTCTCCGGCGCGGACAAGGCCGAGGCCGCCGCACAGGCGCTGACCCTGGACACCGTGGTCGCGGAGATCCCGGCAGTGAACGCCCGCGGCACCCGGGAGACCATCTGGCACCTGGACCGGGCCGCCGCCTCCCAGCTCTCCTGA
- a CDS encoding glucose-6-phosphate dehydrogenase assembly protein OpcA, translating to MIVDIENTTTSKVSKKLRKLREDGGVVALTRVLTLVILTSKDNAEPAIAAANRASREHPCRIIVLASGRAADETRLNAQIRVGGDAGASEVIVLEASGELTEQNEAMVSALLLPDAPIVAWWADELPENVSSTPIGKIAHRRITDSAMDPRPLQALQRISAHYAEGDTDLAWTRLTHWRIHLASILDTLDPADLTSVTVEAAADLPSAALLAAWLQQALQIPVSLVSTVAPAESELPLTLTAVTFHRAEGDVSLSRPRGEEIAELRSADGLVQGVPLPVRTLEVCLAEELRRLDSDEVFGEVLTRALPVTDLTGASPAA from the coding sequence GTGATCGTCGATATCGAGAACACCACCACCTCGAAGGTCTCCAAGAAGCTGCGCAAGCTGCGCGAGGACGGCGGCGTCGTCGCCCTGACCCGGGTGCTGACGCTGGTCATCCTGACCTCCAAGGACAACGCGGAGCCTGCGATCGCCGCGGCGAACCGGGCCTCCCGGGAGCATCCCTGCCGGATCATCGTGCTGGCCTCGGGCCGAGCCGCCGACGAGACCCGGCTCAACGCCCAGATCCGGGTCGGCGGGGACGCCGGCGCCTCAGAGGTGATCGTGCTGGAGGCCTCCGGGGAGCTCACCGAGCAGAACGAAGCGATGGTCTCCGCGCTGCTGCTCCCGGATGCCCCGATCGTGGCGTGGTGGGCCGATGAGCTGCCGGAGAACGTCAGCAGCACCCCGATCGGGAAGATCGCGCACCGCCGGATCACCGATTCCGCGATGGACCCGCGCCCGCTTCAGGCACTGCAGCGGATCTCCGCGCACTACGCCGAGGGTGACACCGACCTGGCCTGGACCCGGCTGACCCATTGGCGGATCCACCTGGCCAGCATCTTGGACACCTTGGACCCGGCGGACCTGACCTCGGTGACCGTGGAGGCCGCCGCGGACCTGCCCAGCGCGGCGCTGCTCGCGGCCTGGCTGCAGCAGGCGCTTCAGATCCCGGTCAGCCTGGTCTCCACGGTGGCACCGGCGGAGTCCGAGCTCCCACTGACGCTGACCGCGGTCACCTTCCACCGGGCCGAGGGAGATGTCAGTCTCTCCCGGCCGCGCGGGGAGGAGATCGCCGAGCTGCGCTCCGCCGACGGCCTGGTCCAGGGCGTGCCGCTGCCGGTGCGCACCCTGGAGGTGTGCCTGGCCGAGGAGCTGCGCCGGCTGGACTCCGATGAGGTCTTCGGCGAGGTGCTCACCCGGGCGCTGCCGGTCACCGATCTCACCGGCGCCTCGCCCGCGGCCTGA
- the zwf gene encoding glucose-6-phosphate dehydrogenase produces the protein MRDPRDRRLNRIAGPSAMVMFGVTGDLARKKLLPAIYDLANRGLLPPSFSLVGFGRRDWTHEQFAAEVLEQVKASARTPFDQQVWEQLSDGLRFVTTEGFDDDAAYARLGETLEELEESRGTRGNHAFYLSIPPNSFEIVCQKLSSHGLAAPQDTVEDPWSRVVIEKPFGHDLASARELNAVVESVFPPDAVFRIDHYLGKETVQNLLALRFANQLFEPLWNAQYVDHVQITMAEDIGIGGRASYYDGVGAARDVIQNHLLQLLALTAMEEPISFDAAHLRAEKEKVLAAVRIPEDLGAASARGQYTSGWQGGEKVVGFLDEEGFNPDSTTETFAALKLDINTRRWAGAPFYLRAGKRLGRRVTEIAVIFKRAPNLLFQDHDDKEFGQNAVVIRVQPDEGATIRFASKVPGTQMEVRDVTMDFGYGHAFTEDSPEAYERLILDVLLGEPPLFPRHEEVELSWKILDPFEEHWAAQQVQPEPYAPGGWGPPSAHDLLARDGRTWRRP, from the coding sequence CTGCGCGACCCCCGCGACCGTCGCCTGAACCGGATCGCCGGACCCTCGGCGATGGTGATGTTCGGGGTCACCGGTGACCTGGCGCGCAAGAAGCTGCTCCCGGCGATCTACGACCTCGCCAACCGCGGGCTGCTGCCACCGAGCTTCTCCCTGGTGGGCTTCGGCCGTCGGGACTGGACCCATGAGCAGTTCGCCGCGGAGGTCCTCGAGCAGGTCAAGGCCTCCGCGCGCACCCCCTTCGACCAGCAGGTCTGGGAGCAGCTCTCCGACGGGCTGCGCTTCGTGACCACCGAAGGGTTCGACGACGACGCCGCCTACGCCCGGCTCGGCGAGACCCTGGAGGAGCTCGAGGAATCCCGGGGCACCCGCGGCAACCACGCGTTCTACCTCTCAATCCCGCCGAACTCCTTCGAGATCGTCTGCCAGAAGCTGTCCTCGCATGGGCTCGCCGCCCCACAGGACACGGTGGAGGACCCCTGGAGCCGGGTGGTCATCGAGAAGCCCTTCGGCCATGATCTGGCCTCCGCCCGGGAGCTCAACGCCGTGGTGGAATCGGTGTTCCCCCCGGATGCGGTCTTCCGGATCGATCACTACCTGGGCAAGGAGACGGTGCAGAACCTGCTCGCGCTGCGCTTCGCGAACCAGCTCTTCGAACCGCTCTGGAACGCCCAGTACGTGGATCATGTGCAGATCACCATGGCCGAGGACATCGGCATCGGAGGCCGAGCCAGCTATTACGACGGCGTGGGCGCCGCCCGCGACGTGATCCAGAACCACCTGCTGCAGCTGCTCGCGCTGACCGCGATGGAGGAACCGATCTCCTTCGACGCCGCGCACCTGCGCGCCGAGAAGGAGAAGGTGCTCGCCGCCGTGCGGATCCCGGAGGATCTCGGGGCCGCCTCGGCCCGGGGCCAGTACACCTCCGGCTGGCAGGGCGGGGAGAAGGTCGTCGGGTTCCTCGACGAGGAGGGGTTCAACCCGGACTCCACCACGGAGACCTTCGCGGCGCTGAAGCTGGACATCAACACCCGTCGCTGGGCCGGGGCCCCGTTCTACCTGCGCGCCGGGAAGCGGCTGGGCCGCCGGGTCACCGAGATCGCGGTGATCTTCAAGCGCGCCCCGAACCTGCTCTTCCAGGACCACGATGACAAGGAGTTCGGCCAGAACGCCGTCGTCATCCGGGTCCAGCCCGATGAGGGTGCCACCATCCGGTTCGCCTCCAAGGTCCCGGGCACCCAGATGGAGGTCCGCGACGTCACCATGGACTTCGGCTATGGGCACGCCTTCACCGAGGACAGCCCGGAGGCCTATGAGCGGCTGATCCTCGATGTGCTGCTCGGGGAGCCCCCGCTGTTCCCCCGCCATGAGGAGGTCGAGCTCTCCTGGAAGATCCTGGACCCCTTCGAGGAGCACTGGGCCGCCCAGCAGGTCCAGCCCGAGCCCTATGCCCCGGGCGGCTGGGGGCCACCCTCTGCCCATGATCTGCTGGCCCGCGATGGCCGCACCTGGCGCAGGCCCTAG
- a CDS encoding glucose-6-phosphate isomerase — translation MSSLSLTLSGAARQAAEHQVPGLLDHEFASRLAAKDHTLWGVDAEEEASKRLGWVALVEDSRALLPKIAALREELAAEGVTRVVLTGMGGSSLAPEVICATAGVELTVLDSTDPQHVAAVVGADIEKTVLVVSSKSGSTVETDSQRRIVQQAMTEAGVDALSRTVIVTDPGSPLAESSAEAGVRAIFEADPTVGGRYSALTAFGLVPSGLAGADLESLLDDAEETLTILAEDDADNPGLRLGAAIGGTAPLRNKLVLVDVGSPLIGLGAWIEQLIAESTGKNGTGLLPVIVADGEPELHRDDDDVLITQIIDVEVEDGASVDNDDADLVVSSHGVRTGGSLGAQFILWEVATVVAGALLGINPFDQPDVESAKTAARGLLDAPAPEAGDAVTDGALSIRTLGGGALTEANPTDLSQALQALVKSVPEDGYLAVTAYLDRTTETQLEAIRAQLSSLAGRPVTFGWGPRFLHSTGQFHKGGPHVGAFLQLTASSSTDVQVPDRPFTLAKLIAAQAEGDAQVLAGHDMPVLQVHLNDRTAGLAQVIETVDAL, via the coding sequence ATGAGCTCACTCTCCCTGACACTGTCCGGAGCGGCCCGTCAGGCCGCCGAACACCAGGTTCCCGGTCTGCTGGACCACGAATTCGCCTCCCGACTGGCCGCGAAGGACCACACCCTCTGGGGCGTGGACGCCGAGGAGGAGGCCAGCAAGCGGCTGGGCTGGGTGGCGCTCGTCGAGGACTCCCGCGCGCTGCTGCCGAAGATCGCCGCGCTGCGCGAGGAGCTCGCCGCCGAGGGCGTCACCCGGGTGGTGCTCACCGGGATGGGCGGGTCCTCCCTGGCCCCAGAGGTCATCTGCGCCACCGCCGGGGTGGAGCTCACCGTGCTGGACTCCACCGACCCGCAGCATGTGGCCGCCGTCGTCGGCGCTGACATCGAGAAGACCGTGCTCGTGGTCTCCTCGAAGTCCGGCTCCACCGTGGAGACCGACTCGCAGCGCCGGATCGTGCAGCAGGCGATGACCGAGGCCGGGGTCGACGCGCTGAGCCGCACCGTGATCGTCACCGACCCGGGCTCCCCGCTGGCCGAGTCCTCCGCCGAGGCCGGGGTCCGCGCGATCTTCGAAGCCGACCCCACGGTGGGCGGGCGCTACTCCGCGCTCACCGCCTTCGGCCTGGTCCCCTCCGGTCTGGCCGGGGCCGACCTGGAGTCCCTGCTTGACGACGCCGAGGAGACGCTCACCATCCTCGCCGAGGACGACGCCGACAACCCCGGTCTGCGCCTGGGTGCGGCCATCGGCGGCACCGCGCCGCTGCGCAATAAGCTGGTGCTCGTGGACGTGGGCTCCCCGCTGATCGGCCTAGGTGCCTGGATCGAGCAGCTGATCGCGGAGTCCACCGGCAAGAACGGCACCGGCCTGCTGCCGGTGATCGTCGCCGACGGCGAGCCGGAGCTGCACCGCGATGACGACGACGTGCTGATCACCCAGATCATCGACGTCGAGGTCGAAGACGGCGCCTCGGTGGACAACGACGACGCCGACCTGGTGGTCAGCTCGCACGGGGTGCGCACCGGCGGAAGCCTGGGCGCGCAGTTCATCCTCTGGGAGGTCGCCACCGTGGTCGCGGGGGCGCTGCTGGGCATCAACCCCTTCGACCAGCCCGATGTGGAGTCCGCCAAGACCGCCGCCCGCGGCCTGCTCGACGCGCCCGCCCCGGAGGCCGGTGACGCGGTGACCGACGGCGCGCTCTCCATCCGCACCCTCGGCGGCGGAGCACTGACCGAGGCGAACCCGACCGATCTGAGCCAGGCGCTGCAGGCGCTGGTGAAGTCCGTGCCGGAGGACGGCTACCTCGCGGTCACCGCCTACCTGGACCGCACCACCGAGACCCAGCTGGAAGCGATCCGCGCCCAGCTCTCCTCGCTGGCCGGACGCCCGGTGACTTTCGGCTGGGGCCCGCGCTTCCTACACTCCACCGGACAGTTCCACAAGGGCGGCCCGCACGTGGGCGCCTTCCTGCAGCTCACCGCCAGCTCCAGCACCGATGTGCAGGTCCCGGACCGGCCCTTCACGCTGGCCAAGCTGATCGCCGCGCAGGCCGAGGGCGACGCCCAGGTGCTCGCCGGGCATGACATGCCGGTGCTGCAGGTGCACCTGAACGACCGCACCGCCGGCCTGGCCCAGGTCATCGAGACCGTGGACGCCCTGTGA
- the tal gene encoding transaldolase — protein MTANKNTQALSDLGVSIWLDDLSRERLNSGSLAKLIETHNVVGVTTNPTIFESALKDGEAYEAQLTELAAAGADAERAVFDITTADVREACDVFAGVYAATDGVDGRVSIEVDPRLARDAAGTIAQARELYKAVDRENVLIKIPATVEGIEAIAAVTAEGISVNVTLVFSLERYRAVINAFMLGLEKAHSDGIDISKIHSVASFFVSRVDAEIDKRLELAAEEGKPGTEKLKSQAAVANARLAHQIAVETFSSERWQLLAERGGRPQRLLLASTGTKDPNLSDTLYVTELAGTDVVNTMPEKTLLALADHGVVEKDTLSETYVEANKVLDGISAAGISYRDVVDTLETEGLEKFEVSWKGLLGTIDDGLKRNS, from the coding sequence ATGACTGCAAACAAGAACACCCAGGCCCTCTCGGACCTCGGGGTCTCGATCTGGCTCGATGACCTCTCCCGGGAACGGCTGAACTCGGGCTCGCTGGCGAAGCTGATCGAGACGCACAACGTCGTCGGCGTCACCACCAACCCGACCATCTTCGAGTCCGCTCTGAAGGACGGCGAGGCCTATGAGGCGCAGCTGACCGAGCTGGCCGCCGCCGGAGCCGACGCCGAGCGGGCCGTCTTCGACATCACCACCGCCGATGTGCGCGAGGCCTGCGACGTGTTCGCCGGGGTCTACGCGGCCACCGACGGGGTCGACGGCCGGGTCTCCATCGAGGTGGATCCCCGCCTGGCCCGCGACGCCGCCGGCACCATCGCCCAGGCCCGCGAGCTCTACAAGGCGGTGGACCGGGAGAACGTGCTGATCAAGATCCCCGCCACCGTGGAGGGCATCGAGGCGATCGCCGCCGTCACCGCCGAGGGCATCAGCGTCAACGTGACCCTGGTGTTCTCCCTGGAGCGCTACCGCGCGGTGATCAACGCGTTCATGCTCGGCCTGGAGAAGGCCCACTCGGACGGGATCGACATCTCCAAGATCCACTCCGTGGCCTCCTTCTTCGTCTCCCGCGTGGACGCCGAGATCGACAAGCGCCTGGAGCTCGCCGCCGAAGAGGGCAAGCCCGGCACCGAGAAGCTGAAGTCCCAGGCCGCCGTGGCCAACGCCCGGCTCGCGCACCAGATCGCGGTGGAGACCTTCTCCTCCGAGCGCTGGCAGCTGCTCGCCGAGCGCGGCGGACGCCCGCAGCGCCTGCTGCTGGCCTCCACGGGCACCAAGGACCCGAACCTCTCGGACACCCTGTACGTGACCGAGCTGGCCGGCACCGACGTGGTCAACACCATGCCGGAGAAGACTCTGCTGGCCCTGGCCGATCACGGCGTGGTGGAGAAGGACACGCTCAGCGAGACCTACGTGGAGGCCAATAAGGTCCTCGACGGCATCTCCGCCGCCGGGATCAGCTACCGCGACGTCGTCGACACCCTGGAGACCGAAGGTCTGGAGAAGTTCGAGGTCTCCTGGAAGGGCCTGCTGGGCACCATCGACGATGGGCTCAAGCGCAACAGCTGA
- the tkt gene encoding transketolase, producing the protein MTENAVFTDLDKRAVDTLRVLAADSVEKVGSGHPGTAMSLAPAAYLIFQKMMKHDPTDPQWIGRDRFILSPGHTSLTLYLQLYFSGYGLEVEDLAALRTWDSLTPGHPEYGHTPGVEMTTGPLGQGLASSVGFAYGQRRMRGLMDPEAPAGESPFDHTIWVIASDGDLQEGVTSEASSLAGHQELGNLVVIWDDNKISIEDDTDIAFTEDVSARYEAYGWHVQRVDWKKSGDYDEDIEELHRALEAAKAETSKPSLIALRTVIGYPSPKKQNTGGIHGSKLGNDELVALKELLGFDTEAHFAVEDEVLTHARKILERSVETRKEWDGKFASWREANPEQATLLDRLTAGELPEGWESNLPEFPSGEEVATRSASGKVLNGIAEVLPELWGGSADLAGSNNTLLSGYDSFIPESHSTEKFSGNRYGRNLHFGIREHAAASITNGISLSTPLRTYNGTFLIFSDYQRPAIRLAALMGTGSIFVWTHDSIGLGEDGPTHQPVEQLASLRAIPNLDVIRPGDANEVAIAWREVLRRNDRPAGLALTRQNIPTYARGTGAATATEFGSVEGAAKGAYVLAEAVKDGAVVTPDVVLIGTGSEVQLAVEAREALTAQGVAARVVSMTCREWFFEQDAAYRESVIPAAVKARVSVEAASSMGWRDIVGDAGRIIGLDHFGASADYKVLYEQFGITAAAVTEAAQESIAAAS; encoded by the coding sequence GTGACCGAAAATGCCGTATTCACCGATCTGGATAAGCGGGCAGTCGATACGCTGCGCGTACTTGCAGCCGACTCCGTGGAGAAGGTCGGCTCCGGCCACCCCGGCACCGCGATGTCGCTGGCTCCAGCCGCCTACCTGATCTTCCAGAAGATGATGAAGCATGATCCCACTGATCCGCAGTGGATCGGCCGCGACCGCTTCATCCTCTCCCCCGGTCACACCTCGCTCACGCTCTACCTCCAGCTCTACTTCTCCGGCTACGGCCTCGAGGTCGAGGACCTGGCCGCGCTGCGCACCTGGGATTCGCTGACTCCGGGCCACCCCGAGTACGGACACACCCCCGGAGTGGAGATGACCACCGGCCCGCTGGGACAGGGTCTGGCCTCCTCGGTCGGCTTCGCCTACGGGCAGCGCCGGATGCGCGGCCTGATGGACCCCGAGGCGCCCGCCGGGGAGTCCCCCTTCGACCACACCATCTGGGTGATCGCCTCCGACGGCGACCTCCAGGAGGGCGTGACCTCCGAGGCTTCCTCGCTGGCAGGCCACCAGGAGCTGGGCAACCTCGTGGTGATCTGGGACGACAACAAGATCTCCATCGAAGATGACACCGACATCGCCTTCACCGAGGACGTCTCCGCACGCTATGAGGCCTACGGCTGGCACGTGCAGCGCGTGGACTGGAAGAAGTCCGGTGACTACGACGAGGACATCGAGGAGCTGCACCGCGCGCTGGAGGCGGCCAAGGCCGAGACCTCCAAGCCCTCCCTGATCGCGCTGCGCACCGTGATCGGCTACCCCTCGCCCAAGAAGCAGAACACCGGCGGGATCCACGGCTCGAAGCTGGGCAACGACGAGCTGGTCGCGCTCAAGGAGCTGCTCGGCTTCGACACCGAGGCGCACTTCGCGGTGGAGGACGAGGTCCTCACCCACGCCCGCAAGATCCTCGAGCGCAGCGTGGAGACCCGGAAGGAATGGGACGGCAAGTTCGCCTCCTGGCGCGAGGCCAACCCGGAGCAGGCCACGCTGCTGGACCGGCTGACCGCCGGCGAGCTGCCCGAGGGATGGGAGTCGAATCTCCCCGAGTTCCCCTCCGGTGAAGAGGTCGCCACCCGCTCCGCCTCCGGCAAGGTGCTCAACGGCATCGCCGAGGTGCTCCCCGAGCTCTGGGGCGGCTCCGCAGACCTCGCGGGGTCGAACAACACGCTGCTCTCCGGCTACGACTCCTTCATCCCGGAGTCCCACTCCACCGAGAAGTTCTCCGGCAACCGCTATGGGCGCAACCTGCACTTCGGCATCCGGGAGCACGCCGCGGCCTCGATCACCAACGGCATCTCGCTCTCCACCCCGCTGCGCACCTATAACGGCACCTTCCTGATCTTCTCGGACTATCAGCGCCCCGCCATCCGGCTGGCCGCGCTGATGGGCACCGGATCGATCTTCGTGTGGACCCACGACTCCATCGGTCTGGGCGAGGACGGACCCACCCACCAGCCGGTGGAGCAGCTCGCCAGCCTGCGCGCCATCCCCAACCTGGACGTGATCCGCCCCGGGGATGCCAATGAGGTGGCCATCGCCTGGCGCGAGGTGCTGCGCCGCAATGATCGCCCCGCCGGTCTGGCGCTGACCCGACAGAACATCCCGACCTACGCCCGCGGCACCGGTGCCGCCACCGCCACCGAGTTCGGCTCGGTGGAGGGCGCCGCCAAGGGCGCCTACGTGCTGGCCGAGGCGGTCAAGGACGGAGCCGTGGTGACCCCCGACGTCGTGCTGATCGGCACCGGCTCCGAGGTCCAGCTCGCCGTGGAAGCCCGCGAGGCGCTCACCGCTCAGGGCGTCGCCGCCCGCGTGGTGTCCATGACCTGCCGCGAGTGGTTCTTCGAGCAGGACGCCGCCTACCGCGAGTCGGTCATCCCGGCCGCCGTGAAGGCGCGCGTCTCCGTGGAGGCCGCGTCCTCCATGGGCTGGCGGGACATCGTCGGTGACGCCGGCCGGATCATCGGGCTGGATCACTTCGGGGCCTCTGCGGACTACAAGGTGCTCTACGAGCAGTTCGGCATCACCGCCGCCGCTGTCACCGAGGCCGCCCAGGAATCCATCGCCGCCGCCTCCTGA